In the Flavobacterium acetivorans genome, one interval contains:
- the dinB gene encoding DNA polymerase IV: MEDLILNKKIIHIDMDAFYASVEQMDNPELRGKPIAVGGSENRGVVSAASYEARKFGVRSAISGVLAKKYCPELIFVSPRFDRYKEISAKIHKIFREYTDLVEPLSLDEAYLDVTQNKKGNPSASLLAEEIRKRIFNEVGLTASAGISINKFVAKIASDYNKPNGQKTVNPDEVIAFLEELPIRKFYGVGKVTTEKMYQLGIFSGLELKSKSQEFLEKHFGKSGIFYYNVVRGIHNSEVKSDRITKSVAAEHTFDVNLSSEIFMAEQLEKIANTLERRLKKHRISGKTVTLKIKYSDFSQQTRSKTLPYFISDKGLIFETVKELLYQERMKDSVRLLGISMSNLNTEVKKAVVVQLKFAF, from the coding sequence ATGGAGGATTTAATTCTAAATAAGAAAATCATACATATTGACATGGATGCTTTTTATGCTTCTGTAGAGCAAATGGACAATCCAGAATTACGGGGCAAGCCTATAGCTGTTGGAGGTTCAGAAAATCGGGGCGTAGTTTCGGCAGCAAGCTATGAAGCTCGAAAGTTTGGTGTCAGGAGTGCTATTAGTGGGGTTTTGGCTAAGAAGTATTGCCCAGAACTGATCTTTGTTAGTCCTAGATTTGATCGTTACAAAGAGATATCGGCTAAGATTCATAAAATATTTAGAGAATACACTGATTTGGTAGAACCCCTTTCGCTCGATGAGGCTTATTTAGATGTTACTCAAAATAAAAAGGGAAATCCTAGTGCGAGTTTATTGGCAGAAGAAATTAGAAAACGAATTTTTAATGAGGTTGGTTTAACGGCTTCGGCTGGAATATCCATCAATAAGTTTGTTGCCAAAATTGCGAGTGATTACAACAAACCCAATGGTCAAAAGACAGTCAATCCGGATGAAGTAATTGCTTTTTTGGAAGAATTGCCTATTCGTAAATTTTATGGAGTTGGTAAAGTTACCACCGAAAAAATGTACCAATTAGGAATCTTTAGCGGTTTGGAATTAAAAAGTAAATCACAGGAATTTTTAGAGAAGCATTTTGGGAAATCCGGTATTTTCTACTATAATGTGGTGCGCGGGATTCATAATAGTGAGGTCAAGTCAGATAGAATTACAAAATCAGTTGCGGCTGAGCATACCTTTGATGTTAATCTTTCTTCGGAAATATTTATGGCTGAGCAATTGGAAAAAATTGCAAATACTTTAGAAAGAAGACTTAAAAAGCACCGTATTTCTGGGAAAACGGTCACCTTAAAAATTAAATACAGCGATTTTAGTCAACAAACCAGAAGTAAGACCTTGCCGTATTTTATTTCGGATAAAGGGCTGATTTTTGAAACGGTCAAAGAACTCTTGTATCAGGAAAGGATGAAAGATTCTGTTCGGCTGCTAGGGATATCGATGAGTAATTTGAATACTGAGGTCAAAAAAGCAGTTGTGGTTCAGTTGAAATTTGCTTTTTAA
- a CDS encoding site-specific recombinase produces MKLFFKSKPKSTATELLTEFFGETQSWRETNDLIEPLVELVRVIRPVKNKNVLKVDLQEIISFLKKNDSCRKQFSIYLKEVLKDRKFNKILADAAILQDVDFIFEVKKRIFAKLLPYQPQKDTLEYVLNQVFYLANDGVWINRIPFSQLEELYDLLQFKSIYESKLPNSVFSEVLIAQHLIIQRISGRAMETDVIKMVPEFDDLESPFSAFEKELFLIEDRIINSDSHYISSDDLSYAQLLILYKQCQGFVEKAFHNSSKYGISLRVNQHLLKIRQQLERLIFLISLLVVDSEKDKRNNSIALALRLIKYNCYKNNVRKFVAESTQLLSYEITQHTAKTGEHYITESRKEYFKMFQGALGGGFIVGILCIIKVLLSKADTSFFGHAFLYSMNYAFGFIAIYLLGFTLATKQPAMTASALVKALEEGALQQGVGTIKYKAFAVLFARVFRSQFIAFVGNVIMAFPISLLGIWLIDYFLNYNIAATKWEHLLVDLSPIHSLAIFHAAIAGVFLFLSGIISGSVANRDKHNQVCFRITEHPFLKRNLGKGKTLQLAKLYEKKWAGIISNFWFGVFMGSTASVGLFLGLNLDVRHITFGSGNLALALYGANYDVSSWMLFWGIFGIGLIGLINFMVSFSLSLGLAFRSRAISLFELRFVTVAIWNHFKSKPLSFFFPTERQTNELHLE; encoded by the coding sequence ATGAAGCTATTTTTCAAATCAAAACCAAAATCAACCGCAACAGAACTTTTAACTGAATTTTTTGGAGAAACACAGTCATGGAGAGAAACGAATGATCTCATTGAGCCTTTAGTAGAATTGGTTCGTGTAATAAGACCTGTAAAAAATAAAAATGTACTGAAGGTAGATTTACAGGAAATAATTTCTTTTTTAAAAAAGAACGATTCCTGTCGCAAACAGTTTTCTATCTATCTCAAAGAAGTTTTAAAGGACAGGAAATTCAACAAAATTCTTGCTGATGCCGCTATCTTGCAAGACGTGGATTTTATTTTTGAAGTAAAAAAAAGGATCTTCGCGAAGTTGCTGCCCTATCAGCCTCAAAAGGATACTTTAGAATATGTTCTCAATCAGGTTTTTTATCTTGCCAATGATGGGGTTTGGATCAATAGAATTCCTTTTAGCCAATTGGAAGAATTATATGATCTTTTGCAATTCAAGTCTATTTACGAAAGCAAGTTGCCTAATTCTGTTTTTTCCGAAGTATTGATTGCCCAGCACTTGATTATTCAGCGAATCAGCGGTCGAGCTATGGAAACCGATGTGATCAAAATGGTGCCTGAATTTGATGATCTTGAAAGCCCTTTTTCCGCTTTCGAAAAAGAATTGTTTTTGATTGAAGATCGAATTATAAATTCGGATAGTCATTATATTAGCTCGGATGATTTATCCTATGCGCAGTTGTTGATATTGTACAAACAATGCCAAGGATTTGTGGAGAAAGCCTTTCATAACAGTTCAAAATATGGAATTTCATTGCGGGTAAATCAGCATTTGTTAAAGATTAGACAGCAATTAGAACGTTTGATATTTTTAATTTCTTTATTAGTAGTTGATTCTGAAAAAGATAAAAGAAATAACAGTATTGCATTGGCTTTGCGATTGATAAAGTATAACTGTTATAAGAATAATGTTCGAAAATTCGTTGCCGAAAGTACCCAATTGCTTTCTTACGAGATTACACAACATACTGCCAAAACTGGAGAGCATTATATTACTGAAAGTCGTAAAGAGTATTTCAAAATGTTCCAAGGTGCTTTAGGAGGCGGTTTTATTGTGGGGATTTTGTGTATTATTAAGGTTTTACTTTCTAAGGCCGACACGAGTTTTTTTGGACATGCTTTTTTATATAGTATGAATTATGCTTTTGGATTTATCGCGATTTATCTTTTGGGCTTTACATTGGCCACAAAACAACCAGCGATGACTGCTTCAGCTTTAGTTAAGGCATTAGAAGAAGGCGCTTTGCAGCAAGGAGTTGGTACTATAAAGTATAAAGCATTTGCTGTTCTTTTTGCACGTGTTTTTCGATCACAGTTTATTGCCTTTGTAGGAAATGTGATAATGGCCTTTCCGATTTCATTACTTGGAATATGGCTGATTGATTATTTTTTAAATTATAATATTGCTGCAACTAAATGGGAACACTTGCTTGTTGATTTAAGTCCGATTCATTCTTTGGCTATTTTTCATGCGGCTATTGCAGGGGTATTTCTGTTTTTATCGGGAATTATTTCTGGTAGTGTGGCTAACCGAGACAAGCACAATCAGGTGTGTTTTAGAATTACAGAACACCCTTTCTTGAAAAGAAATTTAGGGAAAGGTAAAACTCTACAATTGGCAAAACTCTATGAGAAAAAATGGGCGGGTATTATTTCTAATTTTTGGTTTGGAGTATTTATGGGAAGTACAGCTTCGGTTGGTTTGTTTTTAGGGTTAAATCTTGATGTACGTCATATAACTTTTGGTAGCGGAAACCTTGCCTTGGCTTTATATGGTGCAAATTATGATGTAAGCAGTTGGATGTTATTTTGGGGTATTTTTGGGATTGGGCTTATTGGATTGATTAACTTTATGGTAAGTTTCAGTCTTTCATTAGGTCTTGCATTCCGTTCGCGGGCTATCTCATTATTTGAATTACGTTTCGTTACCGTAGCGATTTGGAATCATTTCAAATCAAAACCACTTAGTTTCTTTTTCCCAACAGAAAGGCAGACAAATGAGTTGCACTTGGAGTAA
- a CDS encoding CYTH domain-containing protein, which translates to MIEIERKFLVTSDQFKKEAFSQNRIKQGYLSAVPERTVRIRIKGNEAYITIKGSTNESGMSRFEWEKKIPVEEAEKLLLLCEKGIIDKTRFEVKVGQHTYEIDEFYGENQGLLMAEIELKSETENFQKPNWLGKEVTADKRYYNSYLSTNPFKNWV; encoded by the coding sequence ATGATAGAAATAGAACGCAAATTTCTGGTTACTTCAGATCAATTTAAAAAAGAAGCTTTTTCTCAAAATCGCATTAAACAGGGTTATTTGAGTGCTGTTCCGGAACGAACAGTTCGCATAAGAATAAAAGGAAATGAGGCTTATATAACCATAAAAGGCAGTACAAACGAATCAGGTATGTCCCGTTTTGAATGGGAAAAGAAAATCCCGGTTGAAGAAGCAGAAAAATTATTGCTTTTGTGCGAAAAAGGAATCATTGACAAAACCCGTTTTGAGGTAAAAGTAGGCCAGCATACTTATGAAATAGACGAGTTTTATGGCGAAAACCAAGGCCTGCTTATGGCAGAAATAGAACTTAAATCAGAAACAGAAAATTTCCAAAAACCAAATTGGCTCGGAAAAGAAGTCACAGCAGACAAGCGCTATTACAATTCATACTTGAGCACCAATCCCTTTAAAAACTGGGTTTGA
- a CDS encoding septal ring lytic transglycosylase RlpA family protein — protein sequence MRKTITLFFLLTIVGFASSQSTIADKIKVSLSKTVVQKDTVKKNKSFVVQQQMVKDTLAEEILKLKFYKKNAHASYYADKFHGRHTTSGIKYDKEKYTAAHKKFPFGTKLKVTNQTNGKSVIVEVNDRGPFVKAREIDLSKRAFMEIANNKRAGAMIVTIEEVK from the coding sequence ATGAGAAAAACGATAACCCTATTTTTTTTACTGACAATAGTTGGTTTTGCCAGTAGTCAAAGTACAATTGCGGATAAAATTAAAGTAAGCTTGTCAAAGACAGTTGTCCAAAAAGATACTGTCAAAAAAAACAAGTCCTTTGTTGTACAACAGCAAATGGTTAAGGACACTTTGGCAGAAGAAATTTTGAAATTAAAATTCTACAAGAAAAATGCGCATGCTTCCTATTATGCCGACAAGTTTCACGGTCGACATACAACCAGCGGTATAAAATACGACAAAGAAAAATACACCGCAGCCCACAAGAAATTCCCTTTTGGTACAAAATTAAAGGTGACCAATCAGACTAATGGAAAATCAGTAATTGTAGAAGTGAACGATAGAGGTCCGTTTGTCAAGGCAAGAGAAATTGATTTGTCTAAAAGAGCTTTTATGGAAATTGCTAACAATAAAAGAGCAGGAGCGATGATTGTAACTATTGAAGAGGTTAAATAA
- a CDS encoding TonB-dependent receptor, producing the protein MKKINQFLLLTVALLCSSVMIAQVTSSSMSGRVTDTGGPLVGVTVIATHTPSGTTYGTVTNSEGNYNLPGMRVGGPYSVEVSYLGYGKNITNNIVIRLGAPYVHNVVLSEENVSLDQVVITTKRTKFSADKTGATTNISNEQMTSMPSINRSITDMARLSPYANGMSIAGGDGRSTNFTIDGANFNNNFGLSSSLPGGGSPISLDAIEEVQVVIAPFDVRQSNFIGGGINAITKSGTNKFKGSAYAYFNNQDMRGNRIGDVDFGVRPKASTTTKGITFGGPIIKNKLFFFVNAESIVRPGQVVNWRPSENGVANLDLSLSRTSIADMERVKQHLITNYGYDPGSYNDYPADETNKKILVRLDWNINNANKLSLRYNYTKNQGWNPTNGNSTDAGFRNNTMDRISQYSMAFSNSIYSMDNIVNSLSLDLNSRISDKLSNQLLITTSKIQDARGSNSSPFPFIDIMNGVTTGGAQILEPYISAGYELFTWNNAVNNNTFTFTDNLTYYLDNHKITGGLSFEHQLANNSYMRNGTGYYRYASVDDFINQAAPRDFALTYGYNGELNPTAEVAFNQFGVYLQDEWNVNPNFKLSYGVRADYLKYEDNILRNNSIYNLDFGGRKIDTGKWPDANVQLSPRVGFSWDIKGDQSIKLRGGTGIFSGRLPLVFFTNMPTNSGMVQGSYAATTTYNADGSVKVANPALAGLAGPIITDVNEMIQKLNLPNTITPEDGVLPRDINAVDPNFKMPQVWKSSIALDYQVPVSFPLSVTVEGIYTKTMNGVMLKNYNLKQPDATWGRFSGADDRYIYPAKADITYTTKDAYVLSNTNKGFSAIGNITVNSEPIEDLKLMAAYTYTESQEISGMPGSNAQSAYTGLVTVNGPHLAGLQRSQYTVPNKVIASVSYKLPWSNDMLKSASFINVFYSGYSPNGYSFTYSNDMNGDGIAADLIYIPKAKGDIKFINTASEDAFFNFMEQDSYLKANKGKYAEANAARSPWVNSFDLRLLREYYFKIGGRTNTLQFSMDFINVGNMLNSEWGIQKINNISGNGKILKYEGKDVNNVPSYSFNKVAGNYPSNTYDYNSNFNQTWKLQLGVKYSF; encoded by the coding sequence ATGAAAAAAATTAATCAGTTTTTATTGCTAACTGTGGCATTATTATGCTCTTCAGTTATGATAGCTCAAGTAACTTCATCTAGTATGAGTGGAAGAGTTACAGACACTGGAGGACCTCTTGTAGGTGTAACAGTAATTGCAACCCATACTCCTTCAGGTACTACCTATGGAACTGTAACAAATTCCGAAGGAAATTACAATCTACCAGGGATGCGTGTTGGCGGTCCTTACAGTGTAGAAGTATCTTATCTTGGATATGGTAAAAACATTACTAATAATATTGTGATTAGGCTAGGTGCGCCTTATGTTCATAATGTCGTTTTAAGTGAGGAAAATGTTTCCTTGGATCAAGTTGTTATTACTACAAAAAGAACTAAGTTTTCAGCGGATAAAACAGGTGCAACAACTAACATATCTAATGAGCAAATGACTTCTATGCCTTCTATTAATAGAAGTATTACTGATATGGCTCGTCTTTCTCCATATGCTAATGGAATGAGTATTGCTGGTGGAGATGGCCGTTCGACTAACTTTACAATTGATGGCGCTAATTTTAACAATAACTTTGGATTGAGTTCTAGTCTACCAGGTGGAGGAAGCCCAATTTCATTAGATGCGATTGAAGAAGTTCAAGTTGTAATAGCTCCTTTTGATGTTCGTCAATCAAATTTTATTGGAGGGGGTATAAATGCAATAACTAAATCAGGAACTAACAAATTTAAAGGGAGTGCTTATGCTTATTTTAACAACCAAGATATGCGAGGTAATAGAATTGGTGATGTTGATTTTGGAGTACGACCTAAGGCATCAACAACTACTAAAGGGATTACTTTTGGAGGGCCAATTATTAAAAATAAATTATTCTTTTTTGTTAATGCAGAATCTATAGTTCGTCCAGGACAAGTTGTTAATTGGAGGCCTTCAGAAAATGGTGTTGCTAACCTTGATTTATCACTTTCACGTACTAGTATTGCAGATATGGAAAGAGTAAAACAGCATTTAATCACCAATTATGGTTATGATCCAGGTTCATATAATGATTATCCTGCTGATGAAACTAACAAGAAAATTCTTGTACGTCTTGACTGGAATATTAATAATGCAAACAAATTGAGTTTGCGTTATAATTACACTAAAAACCAAGGATGGAATCCAACTAATGGTAACTCAACAGATGCTGGTTTCCGTAATAATACTATGGATCGTATTTCACAATATTCTATGGCTTTTTCTAATTCTATTTATTCTATGGATAATATTGTAAATTCACTTTCATTGGATTTAAATAGTAGGATTTCAGATAAGCTTTCAAATCAGCTTCTTATTACAACTTCAAAAATACAAGATGCTCGTGGTTCAAATTCTTCGCCTTTTCCGTTTATTGATATTATGAACGGGGTTACAACAGGCGGGGCACAAATTCTTGAGCCTTATATATCTGCTGGCTATGAACTGTTCACTTGGAACAATGCTGTTAACAACAATACTTTTACATTTACAGATAATTTAACCTATTATTTGGATAACCATAAAATTACAGGTGGTCTAAGTTTTGAACACCAGTTGGCAAACAATTCTTATATGAGAAATGGTACAGGTTATTATCGTTATGCTAGTGTTGATGATTTTATTAATCAAGCTGCGCCAAGAGACTTTGCGCTAACTTATGGTTACAATGGAGAGTTGAATCCAACTGCCGAAGTTGCTTTCAATCAATTTGGAGTTTACCTTCAGGATGAATGGAATGTCAATCCTAACTTTAAATTATCTTATGGAGTGCGTGCCGATTATTTAAAGTATGAAGATAATATTCTTAGAAATAACTCTATTTATAACCTAGATTTTGGTGGAAGAAAAATTGATACAGGTAAATGGCCAGATGCTAATGTTCAGTTGTCTCCAAGAGTTGGTTTTTCATGGGATATAAAAGGGGATCAATCAATTAAACTTCGCGGAGGAACTGGTATTTTTTCTGGAAGATTGCCATTGGTGTTTTTTACCAACATGCCAACCAACTCAGGGATGGTACAAGGAAGTTATGCTGCCACTACTACATATAACGCAGATGGTTCTGTAAAAGTAGCTAATCCTGCCTTAGCTGGCTTAGCCGGTCCAATAATTACGGATGTAAATGAAATGATTCAAAAATTGAATTTGCCTAATACGATCACTCCTGAAGATGGTGTTTTACCGCGTGATATTAATGCTGTAGATCCTAATTTCAAAATGCCACAAGTATGGAAATCTTCTATAGCTTTAGATTATCAAGTTCCTGTTTCTTTCCCATTGTCAGTTACTGTTGAAGGAATATATACAAAAACTATGAATGGTGTCATGCTTAAAAATTACAATCTAAAACAGCCAGATGCTACATGGGGTCGTTTTTCTGGAGCTGATGATAGATATATTTATCCAGCTAAAGCTGACATTACTTATACTACAAAAGATGCATATGTATTATCAAACACAAACAAAGGTTTTAGTGCTATAGGAAATATTACAGTTAATTCAGAGCCAATAGAGGATTTGAAATTAATGGCAGCGTATACCTATACAGAATCTCAAGAAATTTCGGGTATGCCTGGTAGTAATGCACAATCAGCATATACAGGATTAGTTACGGTTAATGGACCACATTTGGCAGGCCTTCAACGTTCTCAATATACGGTGCCAAATAAAGTAATTGCATCTGTTTCTTACAAGCTTCCTTGGTCAAATGACATGTTAAAATCGGCTTCTTTTATTAATGTGTTCTATTCTGGTTACTCTCCTAACGGGTATAGTTTTACTTATTCAAATGATATGAATGGAGATGGTATCGCAGCAGATTTAATTTACATACCAAAAGCTAAAGGTGATATTAAATTCATCAACACTGCTAGCGAAGATGCATTCTTTAATTTTATGGAACAAGATAGTTATTTGAAAGCGAATAAAGGTAAATATGCTGAAGCAAATGCTGCACGTAGCCCATGGGTTAATAGTTTTGATTTAAGATTATTACGTGAGTATTATTTTAAAATAGGAGGAAGGACTAACACGTTACAATTTAGTATGGATTTCATCAATGTGGGGAATATGTTAAATTCAGAATGGGGTATTCAAAAAATCAACAATATCTCTGGTAATGGTAAAATTTTAAAATATGAAGGTAAAGATGTTAACAATGTTCCTTCTTATTCATTTAATAAAGTTGCAGGTAATTACCCTAGTAATACATACGATTATAACTCAAACTTTAATCAAACATGGAAACTTCAGTTAGGTGTTAAGTATTCTTTTTAA
- the pgi gene encoding glucose-6-phosphate isomerase codes for MALDTKKPTETAAWKKLQEHYEAMQKATMQQMFQTDASRVEKFNLKWNDFLIDYSKNIVNEETLELLLELTNELGLKNAIKEYFEGELINQTENRAVLHTALRAKEDAVINVNGQNVVPEVYEVKRKIKSFTNEVTNGVRTGYTGKTFTDVVNIGIGGSDLGPAMVVEALQYYKNHLNVHFVSNVDGDHVYEIIKKLNPETTLFVIVSKTFTTQETLTNSETIRKWFLQSATQEDVAKHFVAVSTNMQKVTEFGINPDNVFPMWDWVGGRFSLWSAVGLTISLAVGYDNFDELLSGANEMDEHFKTADFDKNIPVVLALLSIWYNNFFGAESEALIPYTQYLQKLAPYLQQGTMESNGKSVGRDGKKVDYQTGTIIWGEPGTNSQHAFFQLIHQGTKLIPSDFIGFVKPLYGYADHHDKLMSNFFAQTEALLHGKTSAQVQAEFDQQGLDTDKAKFLLPFKVFEGNKPTNTILIEKLTPKSLGSLIALYEHKIFVQGILWNIFSYDQWGVELGKQLANSILEEINTGEVKTHDSSTTFLLNYFLNHK; via the coding sequence ATGGCTTTAGATACAAAAAAACCAACAGAAACAGCAGCTTGGAAAAAACTACAAGAGCATTATGAAGCAATGCAAAAAGCAACAATGCAGCAAATGTTTCAAACAGATGCTTCAAGAGTTGAAAAGTTCAATCTTAAATGGAATGATTTTTTAATTGATTACTCTAAGAACATCGTTAATGAAGAAACATTGGAATTGTTACTTGAATTGACAAATGAACTGGGGCTTAAGAATGCGATCAAAGAATATTTTGAAGGAGAGTTAATCAATCAAACCGAAAATAGAGCAGTGCTTCATACGGCATTGCGCGCAAAGGAAGATGCGGTAATAAATGTAAATGGTCAAAACGTAGTTCCTGAAGTTTATGAAGTAAAAAGAAAGATAAAAAGCTTTACAAATGAGGTAACGAATGGAGTTAGGACCGGATATACGGGAAAAACATTCACAGATGTTGTCAACATAGGAATTGGTGGTTCTGACTTAGGTCCTGCCATGGTAGTTGAAGCTTTACAATATTATAAGAATCATTTAAATGTTCATTTTGTATCGAATGTGGATGGCGATCATGTATATGAAATTATAAAAAAATTAAACCCTGAGACCACTCTTTTTGTAATTGTTTCAAAAACATTTACTACCCAGGAAACTTTGACCAATTCTGAAACGATTAGAAAATGGTTTTTACAATCAGCAACCCAGGAAGATGTGGCCAAGCATTTTGTGGCAGTTTCTACTAATATGCAAAAAGTAACGGAATTTGGAATTAATCCTGATAATGTTTTTCCAATGTGGGATTGGGTTGGCGGACGATTTTCTTTATGGAGCGCTGTAGGATTAACGATAAGTTTAGCGGTTGGTTATGATAATTTTGACGAGCTTTTAAGCGGTGCAAATGAAATGGATGAGCATTTCAAGACAGCTGATTTTGATAAAAATATACCTGTAGTTCTCGCTTTATTAAGTATTTGGTACAATAATTTTTTCGGAGCCGAAAGTGAAGCTCTGATTCCTTATACTCAGTATTTGCAAAAGTTAGCCCCTTATTTGCAACAAGGAACAATGGAGAGCAATGGAAAAAGTGTGGGCCGTGATGGAAAAAAAGTTGATTATCAAACCGGAACTATTATTTGGGGAGAGCCGGGAACTAATTCTCAACATGCTTTTTTTCAGCTTATTCATCAAGGGACTAAGTTAATTCCTTCTGATTTTATCGGATTTGTAAAACCTTTATACGGATATGCAGATCATCATGATAAATTAATGTCTAATTTTTTTGCACAAACGGAAGCGCTTTTGCATGGTAAGACTAGCGCTCAGGTTCAAGCTGAATTTGATCAACAAGGACTTGATACGGATAAGGCAAAGTTTCTTTTACCATTTAAAGTTTTTGAAGGGAACAAGCCAACAAATACTATTCTTATAGAAAAATTAACTCCAAAATCCTTAGGCTCATTGATTGCACTTTATGAGCATAAGATTTTTGTTCAGGGGATTCTTTGGAATATTTTCAGTTATGATCAATGGGGAGTAGAGCTAGGAAAACAGTTAGCAAATTCGATTTTGGAAGAGATTAATACTGGAGAGGTGAAAACTCATGATAGTTCAACAACTTTTTTGTTAAATTATTTCTTGAATCATAAATAG
- a CDS encoding M23 family metallopeptidase, translating into MKRVLVFILIVSSVLSCKKSEKEIAVKPVKVVAEKSDFGFNFSDFNVVEDTIKKGDTFGTILNKQNIGDRRIFEIVQSVKDTFNVRSIRPNKAYTILRTKDKTNKIQAFIYQPDALSYYVFDFRDSAVVAYKKTRPVTIKRRTIGGVLKGSLSETLGNSGVEAALASRITKIYSWSIDFFKLKKGDRFAITFTERFINDSVYDGVEDLEASFFEYKGKIIYAFPFAQDPSSGKIEYYDEEGKTLKNFFLKTPIKFSRLTSRFSMNRFHPVQKRWKAHKGTDYAAPRGTPISTTASGIVERTGYTAGNGNYVKVKHNGTYSTQYLHMSKILVRKGQRVTQGQTIGLVGSTGLATGPHVCYRFWKNGVQVDALRLNLPSGEPMVGKNKQLFLKKIEPLKFELDSVANL; encoded by the coding sequence TTGAAAAGAGTATTGGTATTTATTTTAATAGTTTCGTCTGTATTATCGTGTAAAAAATCCGAAAAGGAAATTGCTGTAAAACCCGTTAAAGTTGTTGCGGAAAAATCTGATTTCGGGTTCAATTTTTCTGATTTTAATGTGGTGGAGGATACAATAAAAAAAGGAGATACTTTTGGGACAATTTTGAATAAACAAAATATTGGTGATCGTAGAATATTTGAGATTGTACAAAGTGTAAAGGATACTTTTAATGTGAGGTCAATTCGACCAAATAAAGCCTATACAATTCTTAGGACTAAGGACAAAACGAATAAAATACAAGCTTTTATATACCAGCCAGATGCTTTAAGTTATTATGTTTTTGATTTTAGAGACAGTGCGGTTGTGGCTTATAAAAAGACAAGACCGGTCACTATCAAAAGAAGAACTATAGGCGGGGTTTTGAAAGGTTCTTTGTCGGAAACACTTGGAAATTCAGGTGTTGAGGCTGCTTTGGCGAGCCGAATTACGAAAATATATTCTTGGTCTATTGATTTTTTCAAGTTAAAAAAAGGAGACAGATTTGCAATTACTTTCACCGAAAGGTTTATTAATGATTCAGTTTATGATGGAGTTGAGGATTTAGAAGCTTCATTTTTTGAATACAAAGGAAAAATTATTTATGCCTTCCCTTTTGCTCAGGATCCTTCATCAGGAAAAATTGAATATTATGATGAAGAAGGGAAAACACTTAAAAATTTCTTCCTCAAAACTCCTATAAAATTCAGTAGGTTGACTTCTCGTTTTTCAATGAATCGTTTTCATCCTGTTCAAAAAAGATGGAAAGCTCATAAAGGAACTGATTATGCGGCGCCTAGAGGAACTCCAATTTCTACAACTGCCTCTGGTATTGTTGAACGTACAGGATATACCGCAGGAAATGGGAATTATGTAAAAGTAAAGCACAACGGGACTTATTCTACCCAGTATTTGCATATGTCCAAGATTTTAGTGCGTAAAGGACAACGTGTTACTCAAGGACAGACCATAGGATTAGTAGGAAGTACAGGGCTAGCTACAGGTCCACATGTATGCTATCGATTTTGGAAAAATGGCGTGCAAGTCGATGCTTTAAGGCTTAATTTACCAAGCGGTGAACCGATGGTAGGAAAAAATAAACAACTTTTTTTGAAAAAGATAGAGCCTTTAAAGTTTGAATTGGACAGTGTTGCTAATTTGTAA